A region of the Burkholderia savannae genome:
GCTGGTTTCCGCACGGCCTGACGCGCGAGAGCGCGCGCGACGCGCCCGTCGTCGCGCACGGCCGGCGCGACACGCTGCAGTCGTCGTTTCTGAGGGACAAGCTCGGCCTGCCGGACGGCGCGTTTCCGTGCCATTACGTGCCGGGCACGCACGCGCACTTCGCGGCCGTGCGGCACGGGCTCGGCTATGCGATGGTGCCCGAGCTGCTGCTCGGCCCCGGCTCGCCCGCCGAGCAAGGGCTCGTCGATCTCGCGCCCGCGCATTCGACCGACGTGTCGCTGTACTGGCACGCGTGGACGGTGCAGTCGCCGAAGATGGAATCGCTGTCGTCGCGGGTCGTCGAGGCCGCGCGGCAACTGCTCGCGCCGCCGCACGCCGCCGGGGCGACGGCCGCCGCGACCGCGCGGCCCGCGTCCGTCAGGCGCGCGAACGCGCGAAGTACGCGCTGATCGCGGCGACGGCCGTGTCGATGTCGTCGCGCGACACGTCGCAGTGCGTGACGAAGCGCGACGAATACAGCATCTGCGTGAGGATGCCGCGCTCCTTCAGCCACGCTTCGAGCGGCGCGCAATCGGCCTCGGGGATCTGCGCGAACACCATGTTCGTCGCCTGCGACAGCACCTTCACCGGCTCGATCCGCGCGAGCCCCTGCGCGAGGCGCTCGGCGTTCGCGTGATCGTCGGCGAGGCGCTCGACGTTGTGCTCGAGCGCATACAGGCACGCGGCCGCGAGCACACCCGCCTGCCGCATGCCGCCGCCGAGCACCTTGCGCCAGCGGTGCGCGCGGTCGATCAGCGCGCGGCTGCCGACGAGCACCGAGCCGACCGGCGCGCCGAGCCCCTTCGAAAAGCAGATCGAAATCGAATCGAACGGCGCGCACAGCTCGGCGATCGGGCGGCCCGACGCGACGGCCGCGTTGCACACGCGCGCGCCGTCGAGATGCGTCGAGAGCCCGCGGCTGCGCGCGAGCGCGACCGCTTCGTCGACGTAGCCCGCGGGCAACACCTTGCCGCCGATCGTGTTCTCGAGCGCGAAGAGGCGCGAGCGGGCGAAGTGATCGTCGATCGGCTTGATCGCGGCCGCGATCTTCTCGAGCGGCAGCGTGCCGTCAGCGGCGTTCTCGATCGGCTGCGGCTGGATGCTGCCGAGCACCGCCGCGCCGCCGCCTTCGTACTTGTACGTGTGCGCGGCCTGGCCGACGATGTACTCGTCGCCGCGCTCGCAATGCGACATCAGCGCGGCGAGATTGCTCTGCGTGCCGCTCGGAAAGAACAGCGCCGCCTCCTTGCCCGCGCGCTCCGCGACGGCGGCCTGCAGACGCGCGACGGTCGGATCGTCGCCCCACACGTCGTCGCCCACTTCGGCGGCCGTCATCGCGGCCAGCATCGGCGCGCTCGGGCGCGTCACGGTATCGCTGCGTAAATCGATCATCTGGGTTCCCGTCGGAGTCTCGTCGAAGAAGCGCCGGCGCTCGCGCGCGGCGATGCGATACTCCGAGTGTACGCAAATCGTCCGCGCGCCGCTGAGCGCGGCGGCGCGAAACGGCGTGCGGCGAACGAACGACCGGCGCGGCGAGGTCGGCGCGAGAGCCGGCCTTCTCGCCCGCCGAGCCGTGGCGCCGCCGCGCCCGGCGCGACCTCCGGCAGGCAGCGCATGCCGACGGCCGGAGCCGCTCAGATCCCGCCGCACGCCGCTCAGTACGCACCCGGCGGCGGTGGCGGCGGCATGCCGGGCGGCGGCGGCGGCGCGTCCGGCGCGTAGCCGCCGCCTCCGTAGCCTCCGTAGCCATAACCGCCGCGCCGCGCGCCGCCCGGCACCGGCACGCGGTCGCCCGCCGCGTACATGCATTGCATGTACGCATAGTCGTAGCGGCGCTGCACTTCGTACGCCGAGCCCTGCGCGGTGCCCGCGCCAACCACGCCGCCCGCGAGAAGGCCGGCTCCCGCGCCGAGCGCCGCGCCGCGCCCGCCGTTGAACGCCGCGCCCGCCGCCGCGCCGAGCGCCGTGCCGACCGCCGCGCTGCCGAGCGCGCTCGCCGTCGACGCCTGGTTCGCGCTCACGCCGCCCACCTGCCCGAACGCGAACTGCCGGCAGTTCGCGCCGTCGGCGCGCTCGCGCCGCGCCGGCCGCGCAATCGCAGCGCGGTCAATTGCCGCAGGCGCGTCAACCCGACGCGCCCCGCGCTATCACACAAAAGCGCTTCAAACTTGATACCAATCAATGATTTAAGTCGACCAACCGCGCGGCGGCGCTGGACATCTGCGACGAGTTGGCGCATTTCGCACCGCAACATGCAGCGCCATACTCCGAACCGACTCTTCAGCCGCGGCCTTGCACGCGCGGCGCAGGGGCCGCCGGCAGCCCCGCCGGCGGGTGTCGTCAGCTTCGGTCTACCCGCATGGAAACCGCTATTTCGGCCCTCGATCTGGCCCGCGTGCAGTTCGCATTCACCGTCTCCTTCCATATCGTCTTTCCCGCGCTGAGCATCGGGCTCGCGAGCTTCATCGCCGTGCTCGAATACCGATGGCTCAAGACCGGCAAGGCGTACTACAAAAACCTTTGCCTCTTCTGGTCGAAGATCTTCGCCGTCGCGTTCGGCATGGGCGTCGTGTCCGGCGTCGTGATGGCCTATCAGTTCGGCACGAACTGGTCCGGCTTCTCGAGCTTCGCCGGCTCCGTCACCGGTCCGCTGCTGATGTACGAAGTGATGACCGCATTCTTCCTCGAAGCGGGCTTCCTCGGCATCATGCTGTTCGGCTGGAACCGCGTGAGCCCGCGCGCGCACTTCGGCGCGACGCTGATGGTCGCGATCGGCACGATCATCTCGACGTTCTGGATTCTCGCGTCGAACAGCTGGATGCAGACGCCGCAGGGCTTCGAGATCGTCGACGGCCAGGTCGTGCCGACCGACTGGTTCGCGATCATCTTCAACCCGTCGTTTCCGTACCGGCTCGCGCACATGGCGCTCGCGGCGTTCATCGTCGCCGCGCTCGTCGTCGCCGCGACGGCCGCGTGGCACCTGCTGAAGGGCCGCCGCGACAAGGCCGTGAAGAAGATGTTCTCGATGTCGCTGTGGCTCTTGCTCGTGCTCGCGCCGCTGCAGGCCGTGATCGGCGACCAGCACGGCATCAACACGCTCCACCACCAGCCCGCGAAGCTCGCCGCGATCGAGGGCCTGTGGGAAACCGAGCAGGGCGGCACCGCATTGAACCTGTTCGGCATCCCCGACATGAAGGCGGAAACGACGCGCTACGCGGTGTCGATCCCGCACCTCGGCAGCCTGATCCTCACGCATAGCTGGGACGGCGAGATCCGCGGGCTGAAGTCGTTCCCGCCCGAGGATCGCCCGAATTCGACCGTCGTGTTCTGGAGCTTCCGCGTGATGGTCGGGCTCGGCTTCGCGATGATCGGCCTCGCCGCCGCCGCGTGGCTGCTGCGCCGGCGCGGGCGCCTCTACGAAGCGAAATGGTTCCACCAGTTCGCGCTCGCGATGGGCCCGACGGGCTTCGTCTCGCTGCTCGCCGGCTGGGTGACGACCGAAGTGGGCCGCCAGCCGTGGGTCGTGTACGGCGTGATGCGCACGTCGCACGCGGTGTCGCCGCTGTCGACGCAGCAGGTCAGCGTATCGCTGATGACGTTCGTCGTCGTCTACTTCCTCGTGTTCGGCACGGGCGCGTACTACATGCTGAAGCTGATGAAGAAGGGCCCCGCGCTGCCGGGCGACACGCCCGACGACGCGCACGACGCGCGAGCCGACCGCACCGCCCGCCGCCCGCTGTCGGCCGCGAACCAGTTGATCGACGCCGCGTGAAGCCGGCGCGCCAAAAAGCCAAGCGAGGTTAGCAAATGGATGTCACCGTAATCTGGGCCGCGATCATCGCACTCGGCCTGTTCATGTACGTCGTGCTCGACGGCTTCGATCTGGGCATCGGCATCGTGTTTCCGTTCTTTCCCGCCGAAAAGGAGCGGGACCTGATGATGAACACCGTCGCGCCCGTGTGGGACGGCAACGAGACGTGGCTCGTGCTCGGCGGCGCGGGGCTCTTCGCGGTGTTCCCGATCGTCTATTCGACCGTGCTCTCGGCGCTTTATCTGCCGCTCGTGTTCATGCTCGTGTGCCTGATCTTTCGCGGCGTGTCGTTCGAGATCCGCGCGAAGGCGCGCCGCACGAAGCACCTGTGGGATCTCGCGTTCATCGGCGGCTCGACGGGCGCGACGTTCTTCCAGGGCGTGGCGCTCGGCGCGTTCCTGCAGGGCATTCCGGTCGACGGCGGCCGCT
Encoded here:
- the ltaE gene encoding low-specificity L-threonine aldolase produces the protein MIDLRSDTVTRPSAPMLAAMTAAEVGDDVWGDDPTVARLQAAVAERAGKEAALFFPSGTQSNLAALMSHCERGDEYIVGQAAHTYKYEGGGAAVLGSIQPQPIENAADGTLPLEKIAAAIKPIDDHFARSRLFALENTIGGKVLPAGYVDEAVALARSRGLSTHLDGARVCNAAVASGRPIAELCAPFDSISICFSKGLGAPVGSVLVGSRALIDRAHRWRKVLGGGMRQAGVLAAACLYALEHNVERLADDHANAERLAQGLARIEPVKVLSQATNMVFAQIPEADCAPLEAWLKERGILTQMLYSSRFVTHCDVSRDDIDTAVAAISAYFARSRA
- a CDS encoding cytochrome ubiquinol oxidase subunit I, which gives rise to METAISALDLARVQFAFTVSFHIVFPALSIGLASFIAVLEYRWLKTGKAYYKNLCLFWSKIFAVAFGMGVVSGVVMAYQFGTNWSGFSSFAGSVTGPLLMYEVMTAFFLEAGFLGIMLFGWNRVSPRAHFGATLMVAIGTIISTFWILASNSWMQTPQGFEIVDGQVVPTDWFAIIFNPSFPYRLAHMALAAFIVAALVVAATAAWHLLKGRRDKAVKKMFSMSLWLLLVLAPLQAVIGDQHGINTLHHQPAKLAAIEGLWETEQGGTALNLFGIPDMKAETTRYAVSIPHLGSLILTHSWDGEIRGLKSFPPEDRPNSTVVFWSFRVMVGLGFAMIGLAAAAWLLRRRGRLYEAKWFHQFALAMGPTGFVSLLAGWVTTEVGRQPWVVYGVMRTSHAVSPLSTQQVSVSLMTFVVVYFLVFGTGAYYMLKLMKKGPALPGDTPDDAHDARADRTARRPLSAANQLIDAA